One genomic window of Struthio camelus isolate bStrCam1 chromosome 1, bStrCam1.hap1, whole genome shotgun sequence includes the following:
- the LOC104154119 gene encoding sulfotransferase 6B1 yields MSSPGKAELIHVFKGILFTTRSSPELLKSLDNFDAREDDVLLVSYPKSGTHWLAGVITKLYSTQVTLTSPIEFGDISKLEELNKLPSKRIIPTHLDYNMLPPNFKNKKCKMIYISRNPKDTAVSMYHYYRDNPNLPTVDTWTAFFDLFLKGDVVCGSWFDHFLSWEEHKNDKNILFLFYEDMKKDLPKIVKDISVFLDVNISDNDIQDICKKSSFSEMKTNTEKENSDPNHTVCALTSNRKLIFRKGAVGDWKNHFTPKQNMRFEEIFNEKMKLSKMAKGLIYEF; encoded by the exons ATGTCCAGCCCTGGTAAGGCAGAACTCATTCATGTGTTTAAGGGGATTCTTTTTACCACCAGGTCATCTCCAGAACTTTTAAAATCCTTGGATAATTTTGATGCTAGAGAAGATGATGTCCTTTTGGTTTCCTACCCAAAGTCTG gCACTCACTGGCTTGCAGGAGTTATAACAAAGCTTTACAGTACTCAAGTTACACTAACATCTCCCATTGAATTTGGAGACATTTCCAAACTGGAGGAACTAAATAAACTTCCATCAAAGCGAATCATCCCAACGCACTTAGACTACAACATGTTACCCCCaaactttaagaataaaaaatgcaAG ATGATCTACATCAGCAGAAACCCAAAAGATACTGCAGTTTCCATGTATCATTACTACAGAGATAATCCAAACCTTCCCACTGTAGATACCTGGACTGCTTTCTTTGACTTGTTCCTAAAAGGAGATG ttgtctgTGGATCCTGGTTTGATCATTTCCTAAGTTGGGAAGaacataaaaatgacaaaaacatactatttctgttttatgaagACATGAAGAAG GATCTCCCTAAGATTGTGAAGGACATTAGTGTATTCCTGGATGTAAACATCAGTGATAATGACATTCAAGACATTTGCAAGAAGTCATCATTCTCagagatgaaaacaaacacagaaaaagaaaatagtgatCCCAATCACACTGTTTGTGCACTTACATCCAACAGGAAGCTGATTTTTCGAAAAG GTGCAGTTGGTGACTGGAAGAACCATTTCACTCCAAAACAGAACATGAGGTTTGAGGAAATatttaatgagaaaatgaaactgAGCAAGATGGCGAAAGGTCTCATCTACGAATTCTGA